One region of Turicibacter bilis genomic DNA includes:
- the rpsF gene encoding 30S ribosomal protein S6, with protein sequence MRKYEIMYIVRPNLEEEGRKAVIANFQNMFTNMGAEIVETKEWGMRDLAYAIEDFTKGYYVVMTVNSSIEAKNEFDRLAGISEDVIRYIAIKEEE encoded by the coding sequence ATGAGAAAATACGAAATTATGTACATCGTTCGTCCTAACTTAGAAGAAGAAGGACGCAAAGCAGTAATCGCTAACTTCCAAAACATGTTCACTAACATGGGTGCGGAAATCGTTGAAACTAAAGAGTGGGGTATGCGTGATTTAGCATACGCTATCGAAGATTTCACAAAAGGTTACTACGTAGTAATGACAGTTAACTCTTCAATCGAAGCTAAAAACGAATTTGATCGTTTAGCTGGAATCAGCGAAGATGTTATCCGTTACATCGCTATCAAAGAAGAAGAATAA
- a CDS encoding NUDIX hydrolase, with protein sequence MTQINFSVKGLIVRNHEFLALHKVSSRCEYFDLPGGKMKQNESAEETLRREILEETSLLVRPIRLLHQWDFINDDYLIMGVIYLCEILEGEIKLSNEHDYYEWLPLNEDSIPLLTPSLAQSISHLNFETL encoded by the coding sequence ATGACACAAATTAATTTCTCAGTCAAAGGCTTAATTGTACGGAATCATGAATTTTTAGCCCTCCATAAAGTCAGTTCGCGCTGTGAATACTTTGATCTTCCAGGAGGAAAAATGAAACAAAATGAAAGTGCCGAAGAAACGTTGCGTCGAGAAATATTAGAAGAAACCTCCCTCTTAGTCAGACCCATCCGATTACTACATCAATGGGACTTTATAAACGATGATTACCTTATTATGGGCGTCATTTACTTATGTGAAATTCTCGAAGGTGAGATTAAGCTATCTAACGAGCACGACTACTATGAATGGTTACCCTTAAATGAGGATTCTATTCCATTATTAACCCCATCATTAGCACAGTCCATCTCTCATTTAAATTTTGAAACTTTATAA
- the ychF gene encoding redox-regulated ATPase YchF: MALTAGIVGLPNVGKSTLFNAITQAGIEAANYPFATIDPNVGVVEVPDERLNKLTELVSPKKTVPTTFEFTDIAGLVRGASNGEGLGNKFLANIREVDAITQVVRCFEDGNIIHVEGSVDPIRDVEVINLELILADMEQVDRRLGRLAKQAKSGDKAAKAEQAVLEKVKAGFDQELPARALELDEDDIQAIKHLQLLTLKPILYVANVGEDDLMAGEDNEYVKALQEYADREGAKVIKVCARIEEEISQLEDEEKAAFLEELGIKESGLDQLIREAYDLLGLATYFTAGVQEVRAWTFIKGMTAPQCAGIIHSDFERGFIRAETVSYDDLVKYGSEQAAREAGRYRLEGKQYIVQDGDVMLFRFNV; encoded by the coding sequence TTGGCATTAACAGCTGGAATCGTTGGTTTACCAAACGTCGGGAAATCAACTTTATTCAATGCAATTACTCAAGCTGGAATTGAAGCAGCTAATTATCCATTCGCGACAATCGACCCAAACGTAGGTGTGGTTGAAGTTCCGGATGAGCGTTTAAATAAATTAACAGAATTAGTTAGTCCTAAAAAGACTGTTCCAACAACTTTTGAATTTACAGATATCGCTGGATTAGTGCGTGGGGCAAGTAATGGAGAAGGGTTAGGAAACAAATTCTTAGCTAACATTCGTGAAGTAGATGCGATCACTCAAGTGGTTCGTTGTTTCGAAGATGGAAACATCATTCACGTTGAAGGTTCAGTTGATCCAATTCGTGACGTTGAAGTTATTAACTTAGAGTTAATTTTAGCGGATATGGAGCAAGTCGATCGTCGTTTAGGACGTTTAGCAAAACAAGCAAAATCAGGAGATAAAGCTGCTAAAGCTGAGCAAGCTGTTTTAGAAAAAGTAAAAGCTGGATTCGATCAAGAATTACCTGCTCGTGCTTTAGAATTAGATGAAGATGATATCCAAGCAATTAAACATTTACAATTATTAACGTTAAAACCAATTTTATATGTGGCTAACGTTGGTGAAGATGACTTAATGGCTGGAGAAGATAATGAATACGTGAAAGCATTACAAGAGTATGCTGATCGTGAAGGTGCAAAAGTCATTAAAGTATGTGCACGTATCGAAGAAGAAATCTCTCAATTAGAAGATGAAGAAAAAGCGGCATTCTTAGAAGAATTAGGAATCAAAGAAAGTGGATTAGATCAATTAATTCGCGAAGCTTATGATTTATTAGGATTAGCAACTTACTTCACAGCTGGGGTGCAAGAGGTTCGCGCTTGGACATTCATTAAAGGAATGACAGCTCCTCAATGTGCAGGAATCATTCATAGTGATTTCGAACGTGGATTTATCCGCGCGGAAACTGTTTCTTACGATGATTTAGTAAAATACGGTTCAGAGCAAGCAGCTCGTGAAGCGGGACGTTATCGTTTAGAAGGAAAACAATACATCGTTCAAGATGGAGATGTTATGTTATTCCGTTTCAATGTATAA
- the rpsR gene encoding 30S ribosomal protein S18 translates to MAQFRRGGRRRRKVCYFTTNKITKIDYKDVDLLKRFVSDRGKILPRRVTGTSAKYQRELTVAIKRARHMALLPFSAE, encoded by the coding sequence ATGGCTCAATTCCGTCGTGGAGGACGTCGTCGTCGTAAAGTTTGCTATTTCACTACAAACAAAATTACGAAAATCGACTACAAAGATGTAGATTTATTAAAACGTTTCGTATCTGATCGTGGAAAAATCTTACCTCGTCGTGTAACAGGAACAAGCGCTAAATACCAACGTGAATTAACAGTTGCTATTAAACGTGCTCGTCACATGGCATTATTACCATTCTCTGCTGAATAG
- a CDS encoding single-stranded DNA-binding protein yields MINRVVLVGRLTRDPELKYTTNGIANLRFSIAVNRTFTSQNGERQADFINCVAWRGQAENMAKFLRKGSLIGVEGRIETGSYQAQDGSMRYTTDVVCDSVQFLEPRSASADRGNFGAQPSQDFGGGFGGGYGGTPSFQQQAPASNGFGGNPFGGAPSMDQGFGNPSQSFNNEPDFSSTINISDDDLPF; encoded by the coding sequence ATGATTAATCGCGTTGTTTTAGTAGGGCGATTAACTCGTGATCCAGAACTAAAGTATACAACTAATGGGATCGCAAACTTGCGATTCAGTATTGCGGTTAATCGCACTTTCACTAGTCAAAATGGAGAACGCCAAGCAGATTTCATTAACTGTGTTGCATGGCGCGGCCAAGCTGAGAATATGGCGAAGTTTTTACGTAAAGGATCTCTTATTGGAGTGGAAGGACGTATTGAAACAGGTAGCTATCAGGCTCAGGATGGATCAATGCGTTATACAACAGATGTGGTGTGCGATAGCGTACAGTTCTTAGAACCACGCTCTGCATCTGCTGATCGAGGAAACTTTGGAGCTCAACCATCACAAGACTTTGGTGGAGGCTTTGGAGGTGGATACGGTGGTACGCCATCATTCCAACAACAAGCGCCAGCATCAAATGGCTTTGGTGGAAATCCTTTCGGAGGAGCACCAAGTATGGATCAAGGCTTCGGAAATCCATCGCAATCATTTAATAATGAGCCAGATTTCAGCTCAACTATTAATATTTCTGATGATGATTTACCATTTTAA